In Zunongwangia sp. HGR-M22, the sequence AGGGAGGCTTAGCCTTAGCTGAAGAGAACCCAAATTTGTATATCAATGTTTATACGGAGAAATTTCAGGAGCAAAGTAATAACACACTGGGAGTTGGCGTAGGTAGCGGCGGTGGAAATGTTGGAGTAGGGGTTTCTGGGGGAATTCCACTTGGCGGTCCAAAAGATTATGTTCGGTTTATAATCGATTTTATCGACGTAGAAAAAGACGCTTTAGTTTGGAAAGCCGAAGTTGAGGTTAAATTCAATTATAATGCAAATCCAGATCAGCGCCAAGCTTTATTCGATAAAGTTTTTGCAAAAGCCTTAGCAGCTTATCCGCCCAAAAAGTGAT encodes:
- a CDS encoding DUF4136 domain-containing protein, yielding MKLVFKLVFFCMILVSCNTPRTTFDYDAQTNFDNYKTYQLFPDFKTDMSQLDEKRIINSIDHFTRQGGLALAEENPNLYINVYTEKFQEQSNNTLGVGVGSGGGNVGVGVSGGIPLGGPKDYVRFIIDFIDVEKDALVWKAEVEVKFNYNANPDQRQALFDKVFAKALAAYPPKK